One segment of Oreochromis niloticus isolate F11D_XX linkage group LG8, O_niloticus_UMD_NMBU, whole genome shotgun sequence DNA contains the following:
- the LOC100697616 gene encoding phytanoyl-CoA hydroxylase-interacting protein-like isoform X2, with amino-acid sequence MTEPRSPSVELQSLQPGQGAESADSGIRDADGLPVPQQIRITNITCDSFKISWDMDSRGRDRITHYFIDLNKKENMSSNKFKHKDVPTKLVAKAVPLPMTVRGHWFLSPRTEYTVAVQTAAKQPDGEYAISRWSEITEFCTADYSSIHLNQLLQKAEAIAGRMLPFTVFYRNQQREYFQQDRDAQSCFLLPTVKDNSGSHGSPISGKLEGIFFSCNTEFNTGKPPQDSPYGPYRFQIRADVLFNKTTNMYFGDFYCMYTSYHYVILVLAPDGSKGDAFCKGRLPALDRSGNRFLTYTEEEDGSLSFRHAQDVNLEVMYTEPVDLRLGAVSQISGHQLMSLSTANAKKDPSCKVCNISVGR; translated from the exons ATGACGGAGCCTCGGAGTCCCAGCGTGGAGCTCCAGAGTCTGCAGCCGGGCCAAG GCGCAGAGTCTGCAGACAGCGGCATCAGGGACGCAGACGGCCTGCCGGTTCCTCAGCAGATCCGGATCACCAACATCACCTGCGATTCATTCAAGATCAGCTGGGACATGGACAGCAGGGGCCGAGACAGGATCACACACTACTTCATCGACCTCAACAAGAAGGAGAACATGAGCTCCAACAAGTTCAAACACAAG GATGTGCCCACCAAGCTGGTGGCCAAAGCGGTTCCTCTGCCAATGACAGTGAGGGGCCACTGGTTCCTGAGTCCTCGCACAGAGTACACCGTGGCCGTTCAGACGGCCGCCAAACAGCCAGACGGAGAATACGCCATTTCTCGGTGGAGCGAGATCACTGAGTTCTGCACTGCAG ATTACTCCTCCATCCACCTGAACCAGCTGCTGCAGAAAGCAGAGGCGATCGCTGGCAGGATGCTACCGTTCACCGTCTTCTACAGAAACCAGCAGAGGGAGTACTTCCAACAAGACAG AGATGCTCAGTCCTGCTTCTTGCTGCCAACGGTGAAAGACAACAGCGGCAGCCACGGGTCCCCCATCAGCGGCAAACTGGAGGGGATCTTCTTCAGCTGCAACACAGAGTTCAACACAGGAAAACCTCCCCAGGACTCCCCCTACGGGCCGTATCGCTTCCAG ATCCGAGCAGATGTCCTTTTCAACAAGACCACCAACATGTACTTTGGGGATTTCTACTGCATGTACACGTCGTATCACTACGTGATCCTGGTCCTCGCTCCCGACGGCTCTAAAGGAGACGCTTTCTGTAAAGGGAGGCTGCCAGCCCTGGACAGGTCCGGTAACCGCTTCTTGACCTACACCGAGGAGGAGGACGGCTCGTTGTCTTTCCGTCACGCTCAGGATGTCAACCTGGAGGTGATGTACACAGAGCCAGTGGATCTGAGGCTGGGAGCGGTGTCACAGATCAGCGGGCACCAGCTAATGAGCCTGTCCACCGCGAATGCCAAGAAAGACCCCAGCTGCAAGGTCTGCAACATCAGCGTAGGACGTTAG
- the LOC100697616 gene encoding phytanoyl-CoA hydroxylase-interacting protein-like isoform X3 gives MDSRGRDRITHYFIDLNKKENMSSNKFKHKDVPTKLVAKAVPLPMTVRGHWFLSPRTEYTVAVQTAAKQPDGEYAISRWSEITEFCTADYSSIHLNQLLQKAEAIAGRMLPFTVFYRNQQREYFQQDRDAQSCFLLPTVKDNSGSHGSPISGKLEGIFFSCNTEFNTGKPPQDSPYGPYRFQIRADVLFNKTTNMYFGDFYCMYTSYHYVILVLAPDGSKGDAFCKGRLPALDRSGNRFLTYTEEEDGSLSFRHAQDVNLEVMYTEPVDLRLGAVSQISGHQLMSLSTANAKKDPSCKVCNISVGR, from the exons ATGGACAGCAGGGGCCGAGACAGGATCACACACTACTTCATCGACCTCAACAAGAAGGAGAACATGAGCTCCAACAAGTTCAAACACAAG GATGTGCCCACCAAGCTGGTGGCCAAAGCGGTTCCTCTGCCAATGACAGTGAGGGGCCACTGGTTCCTGAGTCCTCGCACAGAGTACACCGTGGCCGTTCAGACGGCCGCCAAACAGCCAGACGGAGAATACGCCATTTCTCGGTGGAGCGAGATCACTGAGTTCTGCACTGCAG ATTACTCCTCCATCCACCTGAACCAGCTGCTGCAGAAAGCAGAGGCGATCGCTGGCAGGATGCTACCGTTCACCGTCTTCTACAGAAACCAGCAGAGGGAGTACTTCCAACAAGACAG AGATGCTCAGTCCTGCTTCTTGCTGCCAACGGTGAAAGACAACAGCGGCAGCCACGGGTCCCCCATCAGCGGCAAACTGGAGGGGATCTTCTTCAGCTGCAACACAGAGTTCAACACAGGAAAACCTCCCCAGGACTCCCCCTACGGGCCGTATCGCTTCCAG ATCCGAGCAGATGTCCTTTTCAACAAGACCACCAACATGTACTTTGGGGATTTCTACTGCATGTACACGTCGTATCACTACGTGATCCTGGTCCTCGCTCCCGACGGCTCTAAAGGAGACGCTTTCTGTAAAGGGAGGCTGCCAGCCCTGGACAGGTCCGGTAACCGCTTCTTGACCTACACCGAGGAGGAGGACGGCTCGTTGTCTTTCCGTCACGCTCAGGATGTCAACCTGGAGGTGATGTACACAGAGCCAGTGGATCTGAGGCTGGGAGCGGTGTCACAGATCAGCGGGCACCAGCTAATGAGCCTGTCCACCGCGAATGCCAAGAAAGACCCCAGCTGCAAGGTCTGCAACATCAGCGTAGGACGTTAG
- the LOC100697616 gene encoding phytanoyl-CoA hydroxylase-interacting protein-like isoform X1, giving the protein MTEPRSPSVELQSLQPGQGQCVRLLSSHCEDAAGAESADSGIRDADGLPVPQQIRITNITCDSFKISWDMDSRGRDRITHYFIDLNKKENMSSNKFKHKDVPTKLVAKAVPLPMTVRGHWFLSPRTEYTVAVQTAAKQPDGEYAISRWSEITEFCTADYSSIHLNQLLQKAEAIAGRMLPFTVFYRNQQREYFQQDRDAQSCFLLPTVKDNSGSHGSPISGKLEGIFFSCNTEFNTGKPPQDSPYGPYRFQIRADVLFNKTTNMYFGDFYCMYTSYHYVILVLAPDGSKGDAFCKGRLPALDRSGNRFLTYTEEEDGSLSFRHAQDVNLEVMYTEPVDLRLGAVSQISGHQLMSLSTANAKKDPSCKVCNISVGR; this is encoded by the exons ATGACGGAGCCTCGGAGTCCCAGCGTGGAGCTCCAGAGTCTGCAGCCGGGCCAAGGTCAGTGTGTGCGTCTGCTGTCGTCACACTGCGAGGACGCAGCAG GCGCAGAGTCTGCAGACAGCGGCATCAGGGACGCAGACGGCCTGCCGGTTCCTCAGCAGATCCGGATCACCAACATCACCTGCGATTCATTCAAGATCAGCTGGGACATGGACAGCAGGGGCCGAGACAGGATCACACACTACTTCATCGACCTCAACAAGAAGGAGAACATGAGCTCCAACAAGTTCAAACACAAG GATGTGCCCACCAAGCTGGTGGCCAAAGCGGTTCCTCTGCCAATGACAGTGAGGGGCCACTGGTTCCTGAGTCCTCGCACAGAGTACACCGTGGCCGTTCAGACGGCCGCCAAACAGCCAGACGGAGAATACGCCATTTCTCGGTGGAGCGAGATCACTGAGTTCTGCACTGCAG ATTACTCCTCCATCCACCTGAACCAGCTGCTGCAGAAAGCAGAGGCGATCGCTGGCAGGATGCTACCGTTCACCGTCTTCTACAGAAACCAGCAGAGGGAGTACTTCCAACAAGACAG AGATGCTCAGTCCTGCTTCTTGCTGCCAACGGTGAAAGACAACAGCGGCAGCCACGGGTCCCCCATCAGCGGCAAACTGGAGGGGATCTTCTTCAGCTGCAACACAGAGTTCAACACAGGAAAACCTCCCCAGGACTCCCCCTACGGGCCGTATCGCTTCCAG ATCCGAGCAGATGTCCTTTTCAACAAGACCACCAACATGTACTTTGGGGATTTCTACTGCATGTACACGTCGTATCACTACGTGATCCTGGTCCTCGCTCCCGACGGCTCTAAAGGAGACGCTTTCTGTAAAGGGAGGCTGCCAGCCCTGGACAGGTCCGGTAACCGCTTCTTGACCTACACCGAGGAGGAGGACGGCTCGTTGTCTTTCCGTCACGCTCAGGATGTCAACCTGGAGGTGATGTACACAGAGCCAGTGGATCTGAGGCTGGGAGCGGTGTCACAGATCAGCGGGCACCAGCTAATGAGCCTGTCCACCGCGAATGCCAAGAAAGACCCCAGCTGCAAGGTCTGCAACATCAGCGTAGGACGTTAG